From the genome of Planctomycetia bacterium:
TGTCAATCAGCGTTTGCGTTGCATGGTCACCGAGGTAGACCCTGCCGAAAAGAACCTGGTGGTGAGCCGGAGGGCCTTGCTGGAGCAGGAACGTGCCGAGGCACAGCAAAAGCTGTGGGAAGAACTGGCCGAGGGCCAGAAACGAACCGCGATTGTTGGCAACATCAAGGAGTTCGGTGCATTTGTCGATCTGGGTGGCTGCGATGCCCTGTTGCCCACGCCGGAAATGAGCTGGCAGCGGGTGGATGATCCTGCGAAGTTTGTCACGCCCGGTCAGCGACTGGAAGTGAAAGTCATTCGGCTCGACAAGGAACGCCGCAAGGTGACGGTGAGCCTGCGGGAATGCATGAGCAGTCCATGGGATGAAATGGAGAACAACTTCCCGGTAGGTAGCATTGTGAACGGCAAAGTGGTCAAGATCATGGACTTCGGTGCTTTCGTAGAATTGGCGCCGGGCATTGAAGGACTGCTGCATATTTCCGAACTCGCCAGCAAGCGTGTTTATCGCGTGACGGATGCAGTCAAGCAGGATCAGCACGTGGAAGTGAAGGTTATCAAGTATGATCCGGCAACCAGGAGACTCAGCCTCTCTCTAAAAGCTGTGCAGAAAGAGCGTGAGGATGCCGCCCAGGCAACAGCAGAAGAGAGTGCAGCCCAGTCGGAAGCCGAAGCAGATGCAGCACCACGCAAGCCCATTCATCGCCGGACTGATCTCAAGGGCGGGCTGAAGTAACATTTTTCCGGGATGCATCACGATGCAGGAATCGGTCAAGGCAGGGTATCTGATCTTCGACATCGAGACCATTCCCGATGGACAACTAATTGCTGAAACAAAGTACCCCGATCTGAAGTTGACGGCACACGAGGCCATCGTTCGAGCCCAGGATGAGGCTCGAGCCAGTTCATCGTCCGGTTCTGATTTTCTGCCATTAACCTTCCATGTTCCGGTGGCCATTTGCGTTCTGAAAGTGGGAGTTGATTATCGACTGCAATCGCTCGGTTGCCTGGATGAGCCTCTCTATCGTCCGGAAGTGATGGTGGCACAATTCTGGAAAGGGGCCACCCATTACAATGCAAAACTGGTCAGTTTCAACGGCAGGCAGTTTGATATCCCCGTTCTGGAACTCGCAGCGTTTCGCTATGGCCTGCAAATTCCCTGGCACTTCAAAGGGGATAATTCAAACAGAGGCTTCAAGGATAAAGGTCCACGAAACCGCTATAGCGAACTGCATCTCGATCTGATGGAGTTTTTCTCCAATTACAATGCTTACCGCATGACAGGTGGGCTGAACCTGCTGTCTAAGCTCATTGGCATTCCCGGCAAGTTTGAAATGAATGGTTCGAGTGTTTACTCGATGATACTCACCGGCAACCATGCCGCAGTGAATGAATACTGTTCCTTTGATGTGCTGGATACCTATTTTGTATTTCTCCGGTCAATGGTCCTGACAGGCAGTCTGACTCTGAGTGAAGAGCAGCAACTTCGCACCGAGGCACATGCCTGGTTGCACACTGAATCAGAAAAGCAGCAGCATTTGAAACGGTATCTCGAACGCTGGCCAGTGCCTGATAATCATGCAATACTAGCGACGCATGCCTGAGAGTTTGATAAATAACCGTGGCAGGGTTATTCGGTGCTCCGAATGACCCTGCTAGATGTGCAAAAACACCGTATTCTTGCAGGGTCATGCATGACTACATGCATAACCCTGCCACAACAAACAAATTCTTTGACAGGTTCCTCAGTACATTTCCATCGAGTGATGCATGTCTACTCCATCTGATCAACTGGCACACTGGCTTGCTCAGGAGAAGGAGCAGCGCGAACGGTTACAGAATGGAGTTGGGCCGGGTGTCAATCATCGCGATCAGGTGATCGGTATGAATGGCATGCAGATCATGCAGGCAATTCTTTCCGGCAAGCTGCACTATCCGCCGATTGCCCAGACGCTTGACTTTATGCTGATGGAAGTGAGCGACGGTCATGCCGTGTTTCAGGGCACGCCTGGCGTGGCACATTTGAACCCGATGGGCACGGTGCATGGCGGCTGGTTTGCCACTCTGCTCGATTCAGCAGTAGCCTGTGCGATTCAGACGATGATTCCGGCGGGCAGAGCATACACTACTACCGAACTGAGCATGAATATCGTCCGGGCGCTGACACCCAAAGTGCAGCGAGTTCGGGCAGAAGGCAACGTTTTACACTGTGGCAGACAACTGGCAACCGCAGAGGGAAAACTCTATGGGCCGGATGGTGTGCTGTATGCACATGCGACTACGACTTGTTTTATCTTCGAAATTCCATCCTGAAAATGAAATCGTTTCTCAAGCAGTTCTCATTGCTTTGAATTGTGCAGATTACCCGTTCTGACAGGGATCAGAAGTTCTTTCCGACACCCCCTTGCGTTGCACTTGTTGTGCCGTCTATAATAGCCTCACACCGCTTGATGATCCCACCTAGAACCTACAGGAAGGAAAGTGCAGTGAACTATCTGCGACGTGCTATTTTAGCTTTCACCGTAATGATGACACTGGCTCTGTGCGTTGGTGTGCAGGCTGATTCCAAGCTGGATATTTCCAACTGGAAAGAGATTCTGCCAGATGCTGTTTATACCAGGTTGGTGGAGGAATCAGGCAAAAAGCTGACCAGTTATACTGCCAGTGCTTCGCAGTTCAATCAGAATGGCAAGCGCATCCAGGCTGAAGCGACGAACGTGATTGTTTATGCGGAGATTGCACAACGTGCGGGGCAGGCCAATGCCGGCGCACTTCGCAAAGTCGCTGAGGATTTGCTCGAAGCAGCCAAGGCCAAGAAGGGTGATGAGTGCAAGGCACTTGCAGCCAAGGTTAACGAATACAAATCGCTATCAGGCAGCAAGTCGGCTGACCTTGATCTGGCCAAGGCGACCAGCCTGGCTGTCATTATGGATGTCTCTGTCAAGGATGTTGATCGCAACCTGACACAATACAAACGGCTGACTTCAGCTTCATTCGGTGCCAAGGGTAAGGCAGAAGAAATTGAAAACGCGATGTACAAGCTGGCAGCGCTGAGCGTCGCTACCACCGCCCATGTGCCTACGGCTGATCTGCCCAAGGGAAAGACAGCGAAAGATTGGCTCGCATCTGCTGAAGAGATGCGAAAACATGCCCTGGCTGCTGCCGGAGCCGCCAAAGGTAAAAAGCTGACTGAACTCAAGAAGGCGGTGAACGATCTCAATGCTGCCTGTGCGAAATGTCATGAAGACTTCCGCGTTGAAACGAATTAGTTTCCGGCAGCGTGGTTTGAGGATAGAGTCTGTAGCATGCTAAAAACAGCGGGATGGACCTGCTGTTCGCCCACACTTCCGGGAGAAGGTCATGATGCCCAACTCCGCGGTGACCACTGTGCCACCCGATTCACCTGATCTGGCAATCACGTCAGATCAATTGTGCCGAGCTTTGTCTCATTCAGGAGTTCCGGCCTTGCGGCTGGTAACGGTTCTGGAGCAGGAGGATATGGTTATCCTCTCCGGCAGGTTGCCTAGTTTTTACTTGAAGCAACTGGCACAGGAAACGGTCATACCCCATCTGGGGGATCGTCACCTTGAAAACCGCATCACGGTTGTTCAGCATTAAGTCGGCTTGTCGCTGGCTGATGCTGATGGCGTTTATCCTGTCCATCTGCCTGGTGGATGTGGCAGTGCTTGGCGCTGGCATGAACATGCTGGGCTGGTCTCAGTGGGATTATGAAGCACTGAAAAGCCTGTTGTACGCAGGCGTCATCCTTTTTATTCTGTCCCTGGTTGGACAGTTCCTGTTTCGCTCTTCTTCGCATCCGGAATGAACATCATGCCAATTTGGATTCTGCTATTGAGTTTAACCGTTTCGAACTTGGCTGAAACCGATTATCCGAACCGCCAGTTGCTGATCGAGCCAGGACAGCTTGCCAAAGAGATTAACAACAATGGCTGGCGTATACTCGATGTTCGCAGTGCACAGGCCCATGCTGCAGGGCATGTACCGCAGGCCATGCGGGTGGATGGCAGCGAGTGGGCCAAGGCATTTCAGGATGGCAAAGATGCTTCAGGCTGGAGCAAACGACTGAGTGAACTGGGGCTGACTCGCGATAGCAAAGTGGTGGTCTATGATGATGCATCCAACAAAGATGCAGCCCGGGTCTGGTGGATTCTGAAATTCTGGGGTGTGCGAGACGTTCGATTGCTGCATGGCATGTGGAACGGTTGGAAATCCGGTGGGTACGAACAGTCGAAGCTGATCATGCATGCAATCCCCACTGATTTTGAAGTACAGCGTCAGGAAGGCAGGTTGGCGACAAAACAGCAGATACTGCAATACCTGCAGGATAAATCTGCCGGTATCATCGATGCCAGAACCGAAGCTGAATTTACTGGTAAGAACAAGCTGAACAACAAGTTTGGCGGTTGCATTCCCGGTGCGAAGCATCTCGACTGGGCTGACCTGGTAGAAAGCAAAACGCAGCGGTTCAAAAGCGCGGATGAATTGAAGTCATTGTTTGCAAGCCATCAGATTGATTTGAACAAGCCACAGGTGGCACATTGTCAGAGTGGTGGCAGGTCATCGGTCATGAACTTTGCCATGGAATTGATGGGCGCCAAGGCAGTCAGAAACTATCATGCCAGTTGGGGTGAATGGGGCAACAGCGATGATGTACCGATTGATTTGAAAGCGAATAAATAATTTGTTAGTGGAATGGTGAATTTCT
Proteins encoded in this window:
- a CDS encoding 3'-5' exonuclease; protein product: MQESVKAGYLIFDIETIPDGQLIAETKYPDLKLTAHEAIVRAQDEARASSSSGSDFLPLTFHVPVAICVLKVGVDYRLQSLGCLDEPLYRPEVMVAQFWKGATHYNAKLVSFNGRQFDIPVLELAAFRYGLQIPWHFKGDNSNRGFKDKGPRNRYSELHLDLMEFFSNYNAYRMTGGLNLLSKLIGIPGKFEMNGSSVYSMILTGNHAAVNEYCSFDVLDTYFVFLRSMVLTGSLTLSEEQQLRTEAHAWLHTESEKQQHLKRYLERWPVPDNHAILATHA
- a CDS encoding PaaI family thioesterase produces the protein MSTPSDQLAHWLAQEKEQRERLQNGVGPGVNHRDQVIGMNGMQIMQAILSGKLHYPPIAQTLDFMLMEVSDGHAVFQGTPGVAHLNPMGTVHGGWFATLLDSAVACAIQTMIPAGRAYTTTELSMNIVRALTPKVQRVRAEGNVLHCGRQLATAEGKLYGPDGVLYAHATTTCFIFEIPS
- a CDS encoding cytochrome c, whose amino-acid sequence is MNYLRRAILAFTVMMTLALCVGVQADSKLDISNWKEILPDAVYTRLVEESGKKLTSYTASASQFNQNGKRIQAEATNVIVYAEIAQRAGQANAGALRKVAEDLLEAAKAKKGDECKALAAKVNEYKSLSGSKSADLDLAKATSLAVIMDVSVKDVDRNLTQYKRLTSASFGAKGKAEEIENAMYKLAALSVATTAHVPTADLPKGKTAKDWLASAEEMRKHALAAAGAAKGKKLTELKKAVNDLNAACAKCHEDFRVETN
- a CDS encoding BON domain-containing protein, with product MMPNSAVTTVPPDSPDLAITSDQLCRALSHSGVPALRLVTVLEQEDMVILSGRLPSFYLKQLAQETVIPHLGDRHLENRITVVQH
- a CDS encoding sulfurtransferase, which translates into the protein MPIWILLLSLTVSNLAETDYPNRQLLIEPGQLAKEINNNGWRILDVRSAQAHAAGHVPQAMRVDGSEWAKAFQDGKDASGWSKRLSELGLTRDSKVVVYDDASNKDAARVWWILKFWGVRDVRLLHGMWNGWKSGGYEQSKLIMHAIPTDFEVQRQEGRLATKQQILQYLQDKSAGIIDARTEAEFTGKNKLNNKFGGCIPGAKHLDWADLVESKTQRFKSADELKSLFASHQIDLNKPQVAHCQSGGRSSVMNFAMELMGAKAVRNYHASWGEWGNSDDVPIDLKANK